TTCATCAAGGTCAAGAGCAGACCCAGGAGGGTAGGTCGTCTCCGCGTCGTCAATGAGAAAGTCGTCGGCATCGACTTGGGAACAACTAACTCCGCCGTCGCCGCCATGGAAGGCGGCAAGCCCACCATCATCACCAACGCCGAGGGTCAAAGAACCACCCCCTCCGTTGTCGCCTACACCAAGAGCGGCGATAGACTCGTTGGCCAAATCGCCAAGCGTCAGGCCGTCGTTAACCCGGAGAACACTTTCTTCTCCGTCAAGAGGTTCATTGGCAGGAAGATGTCCGAGGTCGACGAGGAGTCCAAGCAGGTCTCTTACAGAGTCATCAGAGATGACAACGGCAACGTCAAACTCGACTGTCCCGCCATTGGTAAACAGTTCGCTGCCGAGGAAATTTCTGCCCAGGTcacctttctctttcttttctttatattttctcaTTCACGATGTTAATTGCTGGGTTGCTGTGTTATTGATACCTACATGTGCGCTGTTTAGGTCTTGAGGAAGCTTGTGGACGATGCTTCCAAGTTTTTGAACGATAAAGTGACCAAGGCTGTTGTTACCGTCCCTGCTTATTTTAATGACTCGCAAAGGACTGCTACCAAGGATGCCGGCAGGATTGCTGGTCTGGAGGTTCTCAGGATTATCAACGAACCAACTGCTGCATCCTTGGCCTATGGTTTCGAAAGGAAAAACAATGAAACTATCTTGGTCTTTGACCTCGGAGGTGGTACGTTTGATGTCTCGGTGCTTGAGGTTGGCGATGGAGTGTTTGAGGTGCTGTCTACTTCTGGGGATACACATCTGGGTGGTGATGACTTTGATAAGGTTGCCTTGCCCTTCTTTCTGATCCTGAGAATTCTAGAAAATTTAGTTAATTGTGGTTTGCTTACTCTTTTCTGTTGCATCCTTCTTTGGCTATAGAGAATTGTTGACTGGCTGGCTTCCAATTTCAAGAGAGATGAAGGCATCGACCTTTTGAAAGACAAACAAGCTCTTCAGCGTCTCACCGAGACAGCAGAGAAAGCTAAAATGGAACTCTCATCATTGACTCAGACTAACATTAGGTATTTACCTTTCTCGTATGGGCATCTACTACACACGTCCTTGTATTCTTTTTCCCATTGCATTTTATGACATCTTGTGCTAATTAAGCAAACCACTGAGATATTGTGCCTATGTTTTCAGTTTACCATTCATTACTGCTACAGCAGATGGTCCCAAACATATCGAGACAACAATCACAAGGGCTAAATTCGAGGAATTGTGTTCAGATCTTCTTGACAGGTAACGATAGATTTGAACTTGCTCTGAATTTTAATGAATGATAAACAtaagatttttgcttttttcaCTTAAGCACTCAAGTTTAATGGATGCCAAGCGTAAGGTTTTTGATGTTTTCACTAAAGCGGAACAAACTGTCTAAGCATGGTTGTACTTGTATGAATTGTGTTTCAGGCTCAGGACACCAGTTGAAAACTCGTTGAGGGATGCAAAGCTCTCATTTAAGGATCTTGATGAGGTTATCCTTGTGGGTGGATCAACACGTATTCCAGCCGTTCAGGAGCTTGTAAAGAAGTTGACTGGCAAGGACCCGAATGTCACTGTCAATCCCGATGAAGTGGTTGCTCTTGGAGCTGCAGTTCAGGTGAGATTTAGCTTTAATCTTTGAAGAATTGTGTAATTTGAAGGGAATGGGGAGGGGACAGAGAATGTCTCTATGCTTTGAAGAGTCTCTATTATCGTTGACCATTTTTTCCATAATTGTGCTTTTAGGCTGGTGTTTTGGCTGGAGACGTCAGCGACATTGTGCTGTTGGATGTCACTCCATTATCTTTGGGTCTGGAAACTCTAGGTGGTGTGATGACCAAAATTATCCCTAGAAACACCACTCTTCCCACATCGAAGTCCGAGGTTTTCTCTACCGCTGCTGATGGACAGACCAGTGTAGAGATCAATGTCCTTCAGGGTGAGAGAGAATTTGTTAGGGACAATAAGTCACTTGGTAGCTTCCGGCTGGATGGTATCCCTCCTGCACCTCGTGGAGTTCCTCAGATTGAGGTGAAATTCGATATTGATGCCAATGGCATTCTCTCGGTTACTGCTATTGACAAGGGCACGGGGAAGAAGCAAGATATTACCATTACTGGTGCTAGCACCTTACCTTCAGATGAGGTATCCACTATAGTTTACAGTCTTGTATAGCCTTTGCTTATTGTTTTTGTTGGCAGTTGCttctttttgtattattatacGAAAGAAACGTCAATTTTATGATTATGGGAGGGGCTTTTGAAGTGGGAATGCTTACTGCTGTCTGCGGAATGAAATACAGGTGGAGAGAATGGTGAAGGAAGCTGAGAAATTTTCAAAGGAAGACAAAGAGAAGAGGGACGCTATCGACACTAAGAACCAGGCAGATTCCGTGGTATACCAGACAGAGAAACAATTGAAAGAGCTTGGAGACAAGGTTCCTGGCCCCGTCAAAGAGAAGGTTGAAGCAAAACTAGGGGAGCTTAAAGAAGCAATTTCTGGGGGTTCGACCCAAACTATTAAGGATGCCATGGCTGCCCTCAATCAGGAAGTTATGCAGCTTGGTCAGTCCCTTTACAACCAGCCAGGAGCTGCTGGTGCAGGAGGCCCTACTCCCCCACCTGGTGCCGATGCTGGCCCTTCAGAATCTTCCGGCAAGGGACCGGAAGGTGATGTCATCGATGCAGATTTCACCGACTCTAAATGAAAGTAGTTACCTACAGagagtatttttattttcccccccaaattcttaaatgatatttttgtcAATGGTGAGTGGGTGCGTATTTCCTTTAAAAATAGACACGGATTTTGTAGGAACTCAGCATGTACTTAATGAAACGCattcttagtattttttttctttttgataagGATTATTGGTTTATGTtcgttttattttatgttcCCAGTTTTACCGCAGACAATTATGTTCTGGCTCGATTGCATAATTGTACGAGTTTCCTCTTTCGAGCGATGTTGTTGGTTTCTAATCTAGTCGCATTGCTCTTTGTtggaaatatttatatatgctCCGGGATAATGAAGCTGGATGAAGTTGGCAGGACATGGCATTGAGTGATTATTTAAAGTCCAGTTGCCTAGAAATATAGTAAAATGCCGTTATAATTAATTAGGTTATCTTTCTAAATGTTGTTAATGTATTAGCAGGCGAGATACTATGGTCTAAAAGTGTGGTAACAAAgttaaggtattttaatttgtgtACGCCTTACTTTACTTGATTGTATAGAAAATGTTGATGCAACAACGTACTACAATTTAAAATGCTGAGCGAGAAAGTTGAAGGTCCCTGAATTGGACAGTTGTTACTTGGAATTAAATAATGCGCATTCAGGTTGAAGTCCCCGGGATTCAGGTTCTTCCTACGCCCATCATCTTTGAAGTCGCAAAAAGTTGAGGTTTTTCAATGCTGACTCGCCTCCGTGCTCACGGGCCCTTAcaatttagtatatttttttgcTTTTCGCTTCAGCTTATCTGCACTTGGGACAAATTACAAACTATCAACAAAAAACTGACTGCTAAATTAGTTGAAAAGCATAAAGATGGAAGATTAGTTTATGATAAGATAGGAAAAGTGtagaaggaaacaaaaaaaagagattttttaaagtcaaacatatttaaaatgttcATCCTACATTTTACGTAGTCGAGTCTTGAAAGGTTGCAAGTTAGTTAATAAACGAGAAAATATGTTAAAGGTGTAGTTTTTATGAtaagaattttgaaaataaaaggtTTTGATTGATATGGTGTGCGAATTTACAAAAGTTGTGGTATTTATATGTATGTACAGAGATGGGGGTTGGGGCTACTCCCATATAGATTTTCTTCTGGGACTTCTGGGGAGATTAGGAAGGGGATTCCCATAAGTTGCAGAGTCATCAGGGTAGCCATAGCCTCCTACTCCTCCTACTCCTCTGGGGGGTTGTCTAGGGTTTGAGTAATGGTAGTTGAAGGAGGCACCCCTTCCACCAAGTCTTGCTATTTGAGGATCTTGGGGCGGTCTAGTCGTAGAGAAAGATGGATAGTTGAGAAAAGGGTGATGGGGATGAGGCTGGTGGTAATGAGCTTGCTGATCCATGTTTGAGAGGCTGGGAGAGCTTCGCACTCTCTGCATCGCACTCGACATGGAAATCGAATTATTGCAAAACCGAGGGGAGTACTGATCCCCTGCTTCGGGTGAGATTGATTTCGGGGAAGAACATGCAGAGCCCCTGGTCGTCGCTTTAGGGCTTGTTCGGAGGATTCCATTCACGGCGTCGATGTAACGTTGCTCCAATGGATAGGGTTCCGAGGCAGCCAAAAGCATCTTTGAAGACGGAAACAGGAATGCACGGAGCAATCCGGTTTGGTGGCGGTCGTGCTCCTGGATCATGTGCTTCACATCTTCCTCCGTCCTAACTGAAATCAACGCGTCCAGATCTTCGGGCACAAGCTGGTACTTGAGCACCACCTCCCCCTCCACCATGTTCCCCACCTTCTTCATCAGCTCTGGAATCATCAATTCATGCAATGCAATGCAAAACAATTCAATTCTATTCAATTCctattcaattcaattcaattcaaattaaGCTCAATTCAATCCTTCAAATCCAAGGGACGGGTACCGGCGAATGTCACGTCACGAGGCACTGAAACCACCCGAGTCTCGCCTCCCACGTACCTCAGAAGCCCATCGGAGGGTCGTGGAAGGACCTTGCCGGCGTAGCTGCAGAGGaactttactttattttttggcGAGTCGTCTCCCATGGCTTTTTCATTGCAAATGCATTGCATTCATCGCAGTGAAAAGTGACAGATTTTATATTTcccaatccaatccaaatatctCTCCTTTCAATCTCAACAACACACAAACTTCCACTATTCCCGCTCCTTATTTTTACACCTTTTTTTCCATTCTCTATCAACTAATTCtttctattatatttatcaCCTTTAGttacattatatatatcttAACCAAAACTTGTATAATTCATTATATCGTCTCACAAATTTATCTATTCTCGAGAGCAAGCAATTTAGATGGTTAAAAGTCTCACATTAAATTCCTATTATTGTTCTTGTAATAATACTCGTGTCTGAAACCTCTCGGACCAAACTCATTTTTAGTGTTCTATAATCAATTCATTCTCATATTTTACtctatatatgaaaaataaaatagtgtcgctaattttgttttatttacagTCAACTATAAACATTTGTTTTATCgttaagaataaattaattgttattgATTGTTATATTTACTGTTAAAAGAAACAAGTGaacgaagaagaaaaaacattttaggGGACTGGACTTAATTATATATCGATGCTTCGAACTTAAATTATTCTGGCAATGAATAATCTGATTGCTATAGTGATTCCATCTATGAATCTTGGTTATGAAACAAGAAAAGTGACGAcaccaaaattcaaaattttttcattttgatacTCTTTTACGCACAACAACAGATAAAAAGATCTAGTTTTGCAATTTGAAGATCTGGACAAggtataataaaaaagtaaatagaaaAAACTGACAAAGGAGTGATGTGACTCTGGTCTGAAGTGAAGAGAGGTGAAAGGGAATGGAAGACTAGAATGGGAATCGAAGAAGGCGCTTACATGCTTTGAGGATCTTAATCTTCATCCTCACTCCCTTCTCCTCCTTGGATCTTGCTGTACCCTCCTCcatttcatcatcatcatcatcatcttcaatcGGCGATGCTATTGCTGTGTCATGGATCCTGCAGTACCTCTCTGAAACCGATGATGATCTTCCCATTGAGAATGCCCTTTTCATTGTAACCTCAAACGCCCCTGATGCAGAAGAAAAACTGGTTGAAACAGAAGCACTCCTACCCAGTATCACTCCGAATATCTCTCCCTTCCCGTCTTCCACCCTCCTCGGACTCTCGCTGGTGGTTGTTGGTGCTTTTGGGGTTTGAGGAAATGGAGTGGTAGCATGATCCATGGATCTTGGTTTGTGGGTAGTCTCACTGCTAATCCTGCCATACCCATTCCTCATGTTTTTGGTCAGCAGAGAGACAGAGTGACAGAGAGGGTAATATGATATCATGTCATGTGTATGTGTAGATGACTAGATAAAATGAATGTGCAGAGGTAGCAGTACATGTGATAATACATTTGACAGTAAAATCCATTACCGTCTTTTACAGCTGCAACATAATACCTTTGCATATTTTGGGTCAAAGTACTAATAATGTATTCATTAAACTTCGGTCTTACTATATTTGTTCAGAACTGTCACTGCTTCAAACCTCTTGCCACTTTTTTAACGCCCcgtgcattttttattttcgtcATGCTAAATACATTTAGTTTTCGTTgaatattttctacaaaatagtgaaaagaagtttcattaaaaaatatgattaccCTTCAAAAATAGTTGAATATGCAGCAAAGATAATAATTTGCAAATTATAGTTCGCAGCGAAAAGTGGTGAATGAGAAAGTAGAATGAATGTTTGGAGAGATAATGGGcgtaaagtttgtaaaaatcgTCAATGAATGCTATTATTGCTTTCACTCTTTCTCATTCAATAGtcaatacttttaaattaattattaattacttaaaatgtTAGTCCACCTCTGTTCCGGTTTCAATTCCTCTCTCTCTCCTCCGCTTtcgtctctctctctctctctctctacatCTAATCCACCATTCCAAGAATCCAACTTTCACTTTAGGGTTTTGAAATCCCAGCTACAAGGCACGCGCTGCTGAGCCTGATCGCTGTTTTGAAATCCTCCATTTTCACGGCTGGAGAGAAACTTTGAGGAGCTCCTCTTGCACCGTAATTATGTACGGTTTAAGCACCAAATTTGGCTTAATTACAGGTTTTGACTAAGAATGCGTTTCTTTAAGTACATGCTGAGCTCTGGGGCGGGTGGGGCATTCAATTTCTGAATTGCAGCCTAGCTTTCTATTTGTGGGGCACTGTGCAGAGAGTTCACCCGGCTATCATGAATCATTGCggcaaaaaaaatatattattcttactttttaatttcctttttcgGCCGAGCTTAAGGAGTGAATGTTTTACTAGTTTTGCACGACTCTGTCCTAAAAATTTTCTCCTTTCTCGGTTTTGAGATGGATcttgagtttttcttttctatttagtTGCGTGAGTAACCATTTTTAGTTTGCATTTGTATGCATGGTCTGTGTTTTAGAAAGTAACTTGATTTATTTTGTGTTAGCGAAGTTCCTAATTTGTGAGTTAAAATGATCTTAGTAACTACTTAAGAAGAGTGCTGAACTGTGTGGGATTTGGTTTCATTTCAGTGAACAGGAATGATATGCTAAGATATGGCACTTAAAGTTCCCGCTCATATAGCTGCTGAGATTGCAATTGGTTCCATCGGTCGTGGTTATGATATATCCACTGATATAAGGCTTAAATATTGTAAAGGAGATTCCGTAAATTCGCGTTTGATTGAGATAGATGAAAATTATGTCAGAGAGGTGGTACTACCCGGTGGAGTTTCAATACCAAATGTTTCCAAATCAATTAAATGTGATAAAGGGGAACGCACGCGGTTCAGGTCGGATGTTCTGTCTTTTCAACAGGTAAAGTTTTCTGTTTTACTTCTGGAGGTGAATTGAATTCTGAAATCATGATTTGTTTGATGAAAATTTTGTCTCTTACTTAGAAATAAATTACGAGTATTGTTGTGCATCATTTCTTCCATTTCCTTTCACGTAAGTGTTTTGTTCCTGATGTACCCATTGGAATGCACTTTTTAGTAGATGATAGATGGAATGCATATGAAGGTCGTAGTGTAGTCTCATATTTCCAAAGTGAACACGTGTTTGTCATCATTACTGTCAAAACTTTATTGTTACATGTTTGAACCATGATGCACAATGAACTTTGTTTTCAGTATGATGTGTCCTGGTTACTTGGCTTCAGTAACACCCTCTGTTTAAAGCCAACGAGGGATTGGCTCAACTGGTAGGATCTGTCTGACTGATTGCTGTTGGTAGTCTTTCCTTGATAGGTTATATGTAAATAACCCTTATAAGCTATTCCAAAAGAATATGACATGCCCTACCCGCTTAGTGTGTTATGTGTATCACTAAGTAGCCAAATCATCTccaaattatgaatattttagtaGGTTTCTAAATTCTTTTGATCTTTGAAGGGACATaacaaatatttcttttgtttataattttctatttcagTGGTAAAGACTTTCTTTTTATCAGCATTTTAAGTTTCAAGCAACGCATCATCTCCTGTTTAGTGGCTGTTTACTTTTAAATGTTTTCAGATGTCGGAGCAATTCAATCAGGACTTATCTTTGACTGGCAAAATTCCATCAGGGCTTTTCAATACAATGTTTGAATTTTCTGGTAGTTGGCAGAGAGATGCAGCCCTTACGAAGTCCCTTGCTTTTGATGGGGTGTTAATTACACTCTATACTGTTGCATTGGAGAAGTCTCAAATGGTCCTCTGTGACCACGTTAAGAAAGCTGTGCCGTCATCGTGGGACCCACCTGCTTTAGCAAGGTGAATTGAGTTTTGTTAATGTAATCTTGAccaaatgataaattatttctatttcCTTGTCAAATGAAATTTTGATCACCCTCTAAGTTCTAGTTTTGACATCTTGGTCAGCTCTTCGAACTATGGATGCCTTCAGATTTCTAGCTTCATAATGATTGAGGTTCTGTGGGCCTTAAGCTGATTCATTATAGCAAAAAGATAGAATGACATTTAATGATAAATGAATAATATGTGGAAGTAGATGTTCTCCGATATAttgcttttgttttatttatgctccagtattatatattttgccATTTCTTTTTTCAACCTTGTATGATAACCAGATGAAATTCTGGGAATGGCTGCATAAATGAGGTGAATTGTAAAAACACATCCATCTTATCATGCAGTGGCATATCTGAATATTCattaaaaagaatcaatttcGTTAAACTGACAAGAGTACGTAATTTTATTTGAGATTTTCTTCGCTGATCAATGTCCTTTTCATGAAAATTTTTGACTTGGGCTTATAAATAACAATAGGAAGTTCATTGTTTATGTATGCCTACTATAAAGCCAAATTTATGTGATAAAAGCTTATTTTGGCATATTTGTTCTCTTGTTCTGGTTGTTCAtttgcttttaatttttaatataaatatcttaaatGGTGCTACGCTCTAATCTTCTAATCAAATTAGGAGTAATTTGGATATATTATCTTTCTTCATTTAGTGCAAATGTTCAAACTTTGTTTGTATGGCTCAATTATGTTGACAAGCACCATAAGTTGGCtgtcttaaaaattatttaattctatttggATTACCTCGTTTTTCTTTCTACTGTATTTTTGGTTTGATACTCTGGCCAACTGTTACTATTC
This portion of the Vigna unguiculata cultivar IT97K-499-35 chromosome 6, ASM411807v1, whole genome shotgun sequence genome encodes:
- the LOC114186949 gene encoding stromal 70 kDa heat shock-related protein, chloroplastic; protein product: MACSNAQIHGLGTPSFASSRTLFLGQRLNTKAFIKVKSRPRRVGRLRVVNEKVVGIDLGTTNSAVAAMEGGKPTIITNAEGQRTTPSVVAYTKSGDRLVGQIAKRQAVVNPENTFFSVKRFIGRKMSEVDEESKQVSYRVIRDDNGNVKLDCPAIGKQFAAEEISAQVLRKLVDDASKFLNDKVTKAVVTVPAYFNDSQRTATKDAGRIAGLEVLRIINEPTAASLAYGFERKNNETILVFDLGGGTFDVSVLEVGDGVFEVLSTSGDTHLGGDDFDKRIVDWLASNFKRDEGIDLLKDKQALQRLTETAEKAKMELSSLTQTNISLPFITATADGPKHIETTITRAKFEELCSDLLDRLRTPVENSLRDAKLSFKDLDEVILVGGSTRIPAVQELVKKLTGKDPNVTVNPDEVVALGAAVQAGVLAGDVSDIVLLDVTPLSLGLETLGGVMTKIIPRNTTLPTSKSEVFSTAADGQTSVEINVLQGEREFVRDNKSLGSFRLDGIPPAPRGVPQIEVKFDIDANGILSVTAIDKGTGKKQDITITGASTLPSDEVERMVKEAEKFSKEDKEKRDAIDTKNQADSVVYQTEKQLKELGDKVPGPVKEKVEAKLGELKEAISGGSTQTIKDAMAALNQEVMQLGQSLYNQPGAAGAGGPTPPPGADAGPSESSGKGPEGDVIDADFTDSK
- the LOC114186952 gene encoding uncharacterized protein LOC114186952 isoform X1, coding for MISYYPLCHSVSLLTKNMRNGYGRISSETTHKPRSMDHATTPFPQTPKAPTTTSESPRRVEDGKGEIFGVILGRSASVSTSFSSASGAFEVTMKRAFSMGRSSSVSERYCRIHDTAIASPIEDDDDDDEMEEGTARSKEEKGVRMKIKILKAYKLKRKAKKYTKL
- the LOC114186952 gene encoding uncharacterized protein LOC114186952 isoform X2, with the protein product MISYYPLCHSVSLLTKNMRNGYGRISSETTHKPRSMDHATTPFPQTPKAPTTTSESPRRVEDGKGEIFGVILGRSASVSTSFSSASGAFEVTMKRAFSMGRSSSVSERYCRIHDTAIASPIEDDDDDDEMEEGTARSKEEKGVRMKIKILKALQIS
- the LOC114186951 gene encoding uncharacterized protein LOC114186951, producing the protein MQCICNEKAMGDDSPKNKVKFLCSYAGKVLPRPSDGLLRYVGGETRVVSVPRDVTFAELMKKVGNMVEGEVVLKYQLVPEDLDALISVRTEEDVKHMIQEHDRHQTGLLRAFLFPSSKMLLAASEPYPLEQRYIDAVNGILRTSPKATTRGSACSSPKSISPEAGDQYSPRFCNNSISMSSAMQRVRSSPSLSNMDQQAHYHQPHPHHPFLNYPSFSTTRPPQDPQIARLGGRGASFNYHYSNPRQPPRGVGGVGGYGYPDDSATYGNPLPNLPRSPRRKSIWE